A genome region from Myroides fluvii includes the following:
- a CDS encoding 2,3,4,5-tetrahydropyridine-2,6-dicarboxylate N-succinyltransferase: MNHLQQIIEHAWNDRSLLQNQDTQSAIREVIASIDQGKLRVAEPTSEGWQVNEWVKKAVVLYFPIQKMETFEVGIFEYHDKMPLKTHYAEKGIRVVPNAVARHGAYISSGVILMPSYVNIGAYVDEGTMVDTWATVGSCAQIGKHVHLSGGVGIGGVLEPLQAAPVIIEDHAFIGSRCIVVEGVRVGKEAVLGANVVLTASTKIIDVTGENPVEIKGYVPERSVVIPGSYTKQFPAGEYQVPCALIIGKRKPSTDLKTSLNDALREYNVAV, from the coding sequence ATGAATCATCTACAACAAATTATTGAACACGCATGGAATGATCGTTCATTGCTTCAAAATCAAGATACACAAAGTGCAATTCGCGAAGTCATTGCATCCATTGACCAAGGTAAACTGCGCGTTGCGGAACCAACATCAGAGGGATGGCAAGTAAATGAGTGGGTAAAAAAAGCCGTAGTACTCTATTTTCCCATTCAAAAAATGGAAACTTTTGAGGTGGGAATTTTCGAATACCACGATAAGATGCCTTTGAAAACGCATTATGCAGAAAAAGGCATTCGCGTAGTGCCTAATGCCGTAGCGCGTCATGGGGCATATATTTCATCAGGTGTAATTCTCATGCCTTCATATGTAAATATTGGTGCCTATGTCGATGAAGGAACGATGGTTGATACATGGGCAACTGTTGGTTCTTGTGCACAAATTGGCAAACACGTTCACCTTTCAGGAGGAGTGGGTATTGGCGGTGTTTTAGAGCCTTTACAAGCCGCCCCTGTGATTATCGAAGATCACGCCTTTATCGGCTCACGTTGTATTGTTGTTGAAGGTGTTCGCGTGGGAAAAGAAGCCGTTTTAGGCGCTAATGTGGTCTTAACTGCCTCAACCAAAATTATCGATGTAACAGGAGAAAATCCCGTAGAAATCAAAGGTTACGTGCCAGAACGTTCCGTTGTTATTCCCGGATCCTATACCAAACAATTCCCAGCAGGTGAATACCAAGTACCTTGTGCTTTAATTATTGGAAAACGAAAACCTTCTACGGATTTAAAAACATCGTTAAACGATGCTTTGAGAGAATACAATGTTGCGGTTTAA
- a CDS encoding metal-dependent hydrolase family protein, with translation MIKHFLKISFLIGSLCFAATGFAQSKIVLKNVEIFNGKDSKTQKGSLVIEKNKIVKITAGEVLASDLENAKVIDGQGKFVMPGMIDAHWHSFLAANSNQAIMLGDESFLFINAAKESENTLQRGFTTVRDLGGHVMGIKQANDYGINKGPRIYPSEAMISQTGGHGDASFPWSEPRMIDHTPPRFQVLGGSVIADGEQEVTVAAREQLRKGASQLKVMAGGGVATIYDPLDATQYTTKEIKAAVEAAENWGTYVTVHAYTPKAVRQAIDAGVKCIDHGHLLDESTIKLMAEKNLWLSMQPFDLDASAYTNPEQAANKRLVGTGTENVYTWAKKHKVKVAFGTDLVAPPKNPLRQNELVVNLQQWFSNFEILKMITYDNAQLLKMSGPRNPYPADLGTLAEGAYADILLFDKSPLEDISIIGDPTTNLLLIIKDGKIYKDQLAGK, from the coding sequence ATGATAAAGCATTTTCTAAAAATTAGTTTTCTTATTGGTTCACTTTGTTTTGCAGCAACTGGTTTTGCTCAAAGTAAAATTGTACTTAAAAATGTAGAAATTTTTAATGGAAAAGACAGTAAAACCCAAAAAGGTTCTCTTGTTATTGAGAAGAACAAGATTGTAAAAATAACAGCTGGTGAGGTATTGGCCTCAGATCTTGAAAACGCAAAAGTAATTGATGGACAAGGAAAGTTTGTGATGCCAGGTATGATTGATGCGCATTGGCATTCTTTTTTAGCGGCCAACTCCAATCAAGCGATTATGTTGGGCGATGAAAGTTTCTTATTTATCAATGCCGCAAAAGAATCAGAAAACACCTTACAACGCGGATTTACAACCGTACGCGATTTGGGTGGCCATGTCATGGGTATTAAGCAAGCGAATGATTACGGCATCAATAAAGGGCCTCGAATCTACCCAAGTGAAGCGATGATTTCACAAACAGGAGGACATGGAGATGCGAGTTTCCCTTGGTCTGAACCTCGAATGATTGATCACACCCCCCCGCGATTTCAAGTATTAGGAGGAAGTGTTATTGCAGATGGCGAACAAGAAGTAACCGTTGCAGCCAGAGAGCAGTTAAGAAAAGGAGCATCACAGTTAAAAGTAATGGCTGGAGGTGGTGTTGCTACTATTTATGATCCATTAGATGCAACACAATATACAACGAAAGAAATCAAAGCAGCAGTAGAGGCGGCAGAAAACTGGGGTACCTATGTTACGGTTCATGCCTATACACCGAAAGCAGTGCGTCAAGCGATAGATGCAGGTGTTAAGTGTATTGATCACGGACATTTACTCGATGAATCAACCATCAAATTGATGGCAGAAAAAAATCTATGGTTAAGTATGCAACCTTTTGATTTAGACGCAAGTGCTTATACAAATCCTGAGCAAGCTGCCAATAAGAGATTAGTGGGAACAGGAACTGAAAATGTATATACGTGGGCAAAAAAACACAAAGTAAAAGTTGCTTTCGGTACTGATTTAGTAGCTCCTCCAAAAAATCCATTGAGACAAAATGAATTGGTTGTTAACTTACAACAGTGGTTTAGCAACTTTGAAATTTTGAAAATGATTACGTACGACAATGCGCAATTATTAAAAATGAGCGGACCAAGAAATCCTTATCCCGCAGATTTAGGAACCTTAGCAGAAGGTGCTTATGCAGATATTTTGTTGTTTGACAAGAGTCCTCTAGAAGATATCAGCATTATTGGTGATCCTACAACCAATTTACTTTTGATTATCAAAGACGGTAAAATTTACAAAGATCAATTGGCGGGAAAATAA
- a CDS encoding SDR family oxidoreductase, which yields MEKRYLIYGISKGLGRAIAHCIPQSTDVVLGVSRSKPIDAKENMVWVQADLAQPKASVQAVQAVVQDKPLDYLIYNVGIWEQEAFADTYDFEQSSEEEIMQIIQTNVTSCILALKACIQNLKHSENAKIILIGSTWGLENHKGKEVAFSASKFALRGVVHALRETVREHAIGISILNLGYLATEYDYTVAADKVIQETQGTLIPIADVLGAIRFILNTSSATCVKEIDMPAMQDFNM from the coding sequence ATGGAAAAAAGATATTTAATATACGGGATAAGTAAAGGATTAGGACGTGCAATTGCACATTGTATTCCGCAATCAACTGATGTGGTACTAGGCGTATCTCGATCTAAACCAATCGATGCCAAAGAAAATATGGTTTGGGTACAAGCCGATTTAGCACAACCAAAAGCATCTGTACAAGCCGTGCAAGCCGTTGTTCAAGATAAACCCTTGGATTATTTAATTTACAATGTAGGTATATGGGAACAAGAAGCATTTGCAGATACCTATGATTTTGAACAATCTTCAGAAGAAGAAATCATGCAAATCATACAAACGAATGTAACCTCTTGTATTTTGGCATTGAAGGCCTGTATTCAAAACCTGAAACACAGTGAAAATGCTAAAATAATTCTGATTGGCTCTACTTGGGGATTGGAGAATCACAAAGGGAAAGAAGTCGCTTTTTCAGCATCTAAATTTGCTTTACGCGGCGTAGTTCACGCTTTAAGAGAGACCGTAAGGGAACACGCCATTGGCATAAGTATTCTGAATTTGGGGTATTTGGCAACGGAATACGATTATACCGTCGCAGCAGATAAAGTAATCCAAGAAACGCAAGGAACTTTAATACCAATAGCAGATGTATTAGGAGCTATTCGATTTATTTTGAATACAAGTTCCGCTACATGTGTGAAAGAAATTGATATGCCAGCGATGCAAGATTTTAACATGTAA
- a CDS encoding aminopeptidase P family protein, whose translation MFSKQTYSNRRAVLAETIGAKGIILFLGNRENPINFEDNTSSFRQDSTFLYYFGIQQPHLAAIMDLDENRTIVFGDEMSIDALVWMGRQETLKAKCEKAGVVETRPYAELAIYLTTARSAKRTIHYLPPYQPSNKILLGELLQLTLVELKPSVAFIQAVVAQREKKEEQEISEIEKALTISTKMHLAAMRMAKPGMKEYEIAAAIQYLAAQEACELAYPSIVTINGGILHNHYRGNTLQSGQLVLNDSGCETPMGYASDLTRTFPVDKTFTSEQRDLYEVVLTAFEGAKNKLNAGVKFKEVHLHAALLLSQGLIDLGLMKGNATDAVEAHAHTMFFQCGLGHMMGLDVHDMEDLGEQYVGYTAEEPKETQLFGLKSLRLGKTLAAGHVVTVEPGIYFIPELIERWEAEKKYIDFINYEKLNTYKNFGGIRIEDNFLIQENGYRQLGPDLIRTVAEIEAFRKDSV comes from the coding sequence ATGTTTAGTAAACAAACCTATAGCAATAGAAGAGCCGTTCTAGCCGAAACAATCGGAGCAAAGGGAATTATCTTGTTTCTAGGAAATCGAGAGAATCCAATAAATTTTGAAGATAATACGTCTTCTTTTCGACAAGATAGTACGTTTTTATACTATTTTGGAATCCAACAGCCCCATTTAGCGGCTATTATGGATCTGGATGAAAATAGAACGATTGTCTTTGGAGATGAAATGTCCATAGACGCCTTGGTTTGGATGGGAAGACAAGAAACACTAAAGGCAAAATGTGAAAAAGCAGGTGTTGTTGAAACCCGCCCGTATGCAGAATTAGCTATTTATCTCACTACAGCAAGGAGTGCGAAGCGCACGATTCACTATTTGCCTCCGTATCAACCAAGCAATAAGATTTTACTGGGTGAATTGTTACAGCTTACTTTGGTGGAATTAAAGCCTTCTGTTGCCTTTATTCAGGCCGTTGTTGCACAAAGAGAAAAGAAAGAAGAGCAGGAGATTAGTGAAATCGAAAAAGCACTGACTATTTCTACTAAAATGCACCTGGCCGCCATGCGTATGGCTAAGCCAGGCATGAAAGAATATGAAATTGCAGCAGCAATCCAATACCTTGCCGCTCAAGAGGCTTGTGAATTAGCTTATCCATCTATTGTAACCATTAATGGAGGAATATTACATAATCATTATAGAGGAAATACCCTTCAATCTGGGCAGTTGGTACTGAATGATTCAGGTTGTGAAACACCCATGGGATACGCCTCGGATTTAACCCGTACTTTTCCAGTAGATAAAACATTTACTTCAGAACAACGCGATCTATATGAAGTTGTTTTAACGGCATTTGAAGGAGCAAAAAACAAGTTGAATGCAGGAGTGAAGTTTAAAGAGGTGCATTTGCATGCTGCCTTGTTACTTTCTCAAGGATTAATTGACTTAGGTTTGATGAAAGGCAATGCAACGGATGCTGTAGAAGCCCATGCCCATACGATGTTTTTTCAATGTGGTTTAGGGCATATGATGGGATTGGATGTACACGATATGGAAGATTTAGGAGAACAGTACGTTGGTTATACAGCAGAAGAACCGAAAGAAACCCAGTTGTTTGGATTAAAATCACTGCGTTTAGGGAAAACATTAGCAGCAGGTCATGTAGTTACTGTTGAACCAGGAATCTATTTTATTCCAGAACTAATTGAACGTTGGGAAGCTGAGAAAAAATATATCGATTTCATCAATTATGAAAAGTTGAATACATACAAGAATTTTGGTGGAATTCGAATTGAAGATAATTTCCTTATCCAAGAAAATGGATACCGTCAATTGGGACCTGACTTAATTCGCACCGTAGCGGAAATTGAAGCCTTTCGAAAGGATTCGGTGTAA
- the creD gene encoding cell envelope integrity protein CreD: MEKETKKHLFKGIAIAALSLGLLILIPIIGSIISERTRFQTDVIREVSEKWGAQQTLYGPFLLIEYRAPTLGDHQETLYQRKQAIFSPTLQTITGNVATTTKKRSLYHVTLFNTDLLIDAQFDPQEKLLASLNIEDEAFVISKKIIYGISDTKGLSEELSLADSPNKTFALDDNSILYKIPFLSIEYTKDEQTPTRIKLPLKLKGSANLKFLANATSTKVNLSSDYHDLKYIGNYLPDQADQDKEATSSAWNIYQPLPINTTKIDGVALENYTFGIEFLELNDFYTKVDRSIKYALLFIGLTFIVFYFLENIKNLKINLIQYALIGFAIFLNYILLLSFAEYVGFTLSYVISSCATILLIVSFTWKISKDKNSTSTIFGLLFLLYALLYFLLELKETALLVGSISIFVILAALMQFSIKMTASNKENQ, translated from the coding sequence ATGGAAAAAGAAACAAAAAAACACCTTTTTAAAGGGATTGCTATTGCAGCGTTATCATTGGGATTACTCATTTTAATTCCGATTATTGGTTCTATTATTTCAGAACGCACCCGCTTTCAAACGGACGTTATTCGGGAAGTATCTGAAAAATGGGGAGCCCAACAAACACTCTATGGCCCTTTTTTACTTATTGAATATCGAGCGCCAACCTTAGGAGATCATCAAGAAACGCTTTATCAACGCAAGCAAGCCATCTTCTCTCCTACGCTACAAACCATAACCGGTAATGTGGCAACTACGACGAAGAAAAGGAGCTTGTACCACGTTACTTTATTTAATACAGATCTGTTAATTGACGCTCAATTTGACCCTCAGGAAAAACTATTGGCTTCACTAAATATTGAGGACGAAGCTTTTGTTATCAGTAAGAAAATCATCTATGGCATTTCTGATACAAAGGGGCTTTCAGAAGAATTATCGTTAGCTGATTCACCAAATAAAACCTTTGCTTTAGATGACAATTCTATTCTCTATAAAATTCCATTTCTGAGCATTGAATATACCAAAGATGAGCAAACACCTACGAGAATAAAACTTCCATTAAAGCTCAAAGGCTCAGCGAATTTAAAGTTCTTAGCGAATGCTACAAGTACCAAAGTAAACTTAAGTAGTGATTATCACGATTTGAAATACATTGGAAATTACCTTCCAGATCAAGCAGATCAAGACAAAGAAGCCACGTCAAGTGCCTGGAATATTTATCAACCTTTACCAATCAATACAACAAAAATTGACGGTGTAGCGTTGGAAAACTATACCTTCGGAATTGAATTTTTAGAGCTCAATGATTTCTATACTAAAGTAGATCGTTCCATCAAATATGCTTTATTATTTATTGGGTTGACCTTTATCGTATTCTACTTTTTAGAAAACATTAAAAACCTCAAAATCAACTTGATTCAATATGCTTTAATTGGGTTTGCTATTTTCTTAAACTATATTTTATTACTTTCTTTTGCTGAATATGTAGGATTTACCCTTTCTTATGTGATTTCATCCTGTGCAACGATTCTCCTCATTGTCAGTTTTACTTGGAAAATTTCAAAAGATAAAAACAGTACCTCTACTATATTTGGTTTGTTATTCTTGTTATATGCTTTACTTTATTTCTTATTGGAATTAAAAGAAACCGCTTTACTTGTTGGAAGTATTAGCATATTCGTTATTCTAGCTGCCTTGATGCAGTTTTCTATCAAAATGACAGCATCAAACAAAGAAAATCAATAA
- a CDS encoding winged helix-turn-helix domain-containing protein → MKFDIEKLNKVFDNRIRVGIMSGLMVNETLSFKDLKEFLDLTDGNLASHLKNLEDSQYITVHKGFIGRKTNTVYSATVEGKLAFKQHLAYLENLIKTLK, encoded by the coding sequence ATGAAATTTGATATTGAAAAATTAAATAAAGTATTCGATAATCGCATTCGCGTTGGAATCATGAGCGGACTCATGGTGAATGAAACGTTGTCTTTCAAGGATTTAAAAGAATTTTTAGATCTGACGGATGGCAACTTGGCTTCGCATTTAAAAAATTTAGAAGACAGTCAGTATATTACCGTACATAAAGGATTTATTGGTCGTAAAACAAATACGGTTTACAGCGCTACAGTAGAAGGTAAATTGGCCTTCAAACAACACCTTGCCTATTTAGAAAATTTAATCAAAACATTAAAATAA
- a CDS encoding FUSC family protein, translating into MTSNFFVQFVKQESKNLFQLKHSDRLWHIPFMAMFAIGVPLLTGWYFDNLQAGLLACLAGLVILYLPSNLPTPQRMFIMLVCSFGFMFSFVVGVIFSFNFVISAIVFGLFATAIHWLSLYFAMPPPGSFFFIMIASMASNTPFDFDTIATRIGYFVLGTIFACTLALIYSFIVGRKYTSKTPVRIILPVPIKTQVDYFIRSLIVGAFMSLSLLLGHLLHFNNPYWIPISCLAIMQGVSLYHVWQRALHRIAGTFIGIGLCWILISISQEPLYLCLCIMLLQFIIEIFISRNYAIAVVFITVLTVLLAETGSPLIHSPNDLIQARLTDIVIGSLLGGIGGWLLHHEYLRHHTVDQIRSTRIVLKRGRKKA; encoded by the coding sequence ATGACAAGTAACTTCTTCGTTCAATTCGTCAAACAAGAAAGTAAAAATTTATTTCAACTCAAACACAGTGATCGCTTATGGCATATTCCCTTTATGGCGATGTTTGCCATTGGAGTTCCCTTGTTAACGGGTTGGTATTTTGACAATTTACAAGCAGGGCTTCTCGCTTGTTTGGCTGGTCTAGTGATTCTATACTTACCGTCTAACTTACCCACTCCCCAACGGATGTTTATTATGTTGGTTTGCTCCTTTGGCTTTATGTTTTCGTTTGTTGTAGGCGTTATTTTTAGTTTTAACTTCGTCATTTCCGCCATCGTCTTTGGTCTATTTGCTACGGCAATACATTGGTTGTCGTTGTATTTTGCTATGCCTCCACCGGGAAGTTTTTTCTTTATTATGATTGCTTCCATGGCGAGTAATACTCCTTTTGATTTTGATACAATCGCCACTCGAATTGGGTATTTTGTTTTAGGAACCATTTTTGCTTGTACATTAGCTTTGATTTACAGCTTTATTGTAGGAAGAAAATACACTTCCAAAACACCGGTACGCATCATCTTACCCGTACCAATCAAAACACAGGTTGATTATTTTATCCGATCGCTTATTGTAGGAGCTTTTATGAGTTTGTCTTTGCTCCTTGGTCATTTACTCCATTTCAACAATCCCTATTGGATTCCGATTTCTTGTTTAGCGATTATGCAAGGGGTCTCGCTCTACCACGTGTGGCAACGAGCCTTACATCGCATTGCAGGTACCTTCATAGGAATAGGTTTGTGTTGGATACTTATTTCAATTTCTCAAGAACCTTTATACCTATGCCTTTGTATTATGCTATTACAGTTTATTATCGAAATCTTTATTTCTAGAAATTATGCTATTGCTGTAGTATTCATTACCGTGTTAACCGTTTTATTGGCCGAAACAGGAAGTCCGCTGATACATTCGCCAAACGACTTAATACAAGCGCGTTTAACCGATATTGTCATCGGAAGTTTACTTGGTGGAATTGGCGGTTGGCTTTTACACCATGAGTATTTACGTCATCATACCGTTGACCAGATTAGAAGTACTCGAATTGTTTTAAAAAGAGGACGAAAAAAAGCGTAA
- a CDS encoding NADPH-dependent FMN reductase yields MKITAFAATNSTQSINLELVKSALGNLQEHDIQVLDLNDFEMPIYSPERNEKGIPEKALTFNQILKESDALIIGLAEHNGTFSTAFKNIFDWGSRADKALFQQKPMLLLSTSPGPRGGQFVMESAKTIFPFFGGNIASNFSLPSFQENFKEGNIVNANLQLEFEARLNDFKSMLHQN; encoded by the coding sequence ATGAAAATTACAGCCTTTGCTGCTACAAATAGCACGCAATCCATTAACCTAGAATTGGTAAAAAGCGCTTTAGGCAATCTACAAGAACACGATATACAAGTTTTAGATTTAAACGATTTTGAAATGCCTATTTATTCACCTGAACGAAATGAAAAAGGTATTCCAGAAAAAGCGTTGACATTTAATCAAATACTCAAAGAGAGCGATGCATTAATCATCGGATTAGCAGAACACAATGGCACATTCAGTACCGCTTTTAAAAATATCTTTGATTGGGGATCTCGTGCAGATAAAGCTTTATTTCAACAGAAGCCAATGCTCCTACTCTCTACCTCTCCAGGGCCAAGAGGGGGACAATTTGTAATGGAATCAGCCAAAACAATCTTTCCTTTCTTCGGTGGAAATATTGCATCTAACTTTTCTCTTCCTAGTTTTCAAGAGAATTTTAAAGAAGGGAATATTGTCAATGCCAATTTACAGCTAGAATTTGAAGCGCGATTAAACGATTTTAAATCAATGCTTCACCAAAACTAA
- a CDS encoding DUF6952 family protein, producing MKLPVIKHLTQFIEDNDQDYIIETLEVLENLTEVPSLKDEELDVIGELISNMYGALEVQKLMKEGATQKEALNSFMQRVLGSIDK from the coding sequence ATGAAATTACCAGTTATCAAGCATTTGACTCAATTTATTGAGGATAATGATCAAGACTATATCATAGAAACATTGGAAGTATTGGAAAACCTAACGGAAGTTCCTTCATTAAAAGATGAAGAATTAGACGTAATCGGTGAATTAATCTCCAATATGTACGGGGCACTAGAAGTTCAGAAATTAATGAAAGAAGGTGCTACGCAAAAAGAAGCTTTAAACAGTTTTATGCAACGCGTACTTGGTTCTATCGACAAATAA
- a CDS encoding thioredoxin family protein → MLLELEQDNLQEIVGQNEKVVVQFSATWCGNCRIMKPKFKKLSTEKENITFVIADAEKFPESRKLADVSNLPTFATFVNGQLVNQTQTNKTEVLHELVGEIA, encoded by the coding sequence ATGCTTTTAGAATTAGAACAAGATAACTTACAAGAAATTGTAGGTCAAAACGAAAAAGTAGTTGTTCAATTTTCAGCTACATGGTGTGGTAATTGTAGAATTATGAAACCGAAGTTTAAAAAGCTTTCAACAGAGAAAGAGAATATCACCTTTGTGATTGCAGATGCGGAGAAATTCCCTGAATCAAGAAAGTTAGCGGACGTAAGTAACCTACCAACATTTGCTACGTTTGTGAATGGTCAATTAGTAAACCAAACGCAAACAAATAAAACGGAAGTTTTACACGAATTAGTAGGAGAAATTGCTTAA
- a CDS encoding peroxiredoxin: MSLVGKKFPNITVDAISEMGDNLRINLFEEATKNNKKVLLFWYPKDFTFVCPTELHAFQEALPEFEKRNTMVVGASCDTNEVHFAWLNTAKDNGGIEGVTYPIIADTQRNLSSVLGILDVESEVYNEELDSVQIEGSNVTYRATYLIDETGKIFHESVNDMPLGRNVNEYVRLIDAYTHVQTHGEVCPANWEEGKDAMNADRKGVADYLSKH; encoded by the coding sequence ATGTCTTTAGTAGGTAAAAAGTTTCCAAACATTACAGTAGATGCAATTTCAGAAATGGGTGATAATTTAAGAATCAACCTTTTCGAAGAAGCAACAAAAAATAACAAAAAAGTATTATTATTCTGGTATCCAAAAGATTTCACTTTCGTATGTCCAACAGAATTACATGCTTTCCAAGAGGCTCTTCCTGAATTTGAAAAAAGAAATACTATGGTAGTTGGAGCATCTTGTGATACAAACGAAGTACACTTTGCTTGGTTAAATACAGCAAAAGACAACGGAGGTATTGAAGGAGTTACTTACCCTATTATTGCTGATACACAAAGAAACTTATCTTCTGTATTGGGAATCTTAGACGTAGAGAGTGAAGTATACAACGAGGAGTTAGATTCAGTTCAAATTGAAGGATCAAACGTTACATACAGAGCGACTTATTTAATTGATGAGACAGGAAAAATTTTCCACGAGTCAGTAAACGATATGCCATTAGGAAGAAACGTAAACGAGTATGTACGTTTAATCGACGCTTACACGCACGTTCAAACACATGGTGAAGTATGTCCAGCAAACTGGGAAGAAGGAAAAGATGCAATGAATGCGGACAGAAAAGGTGTTGCTGATTACTTAAGCAAACACTAA
- the ureC gene encoding urease subunit alpha, with protein sequence MKKISRKEYASYFGPTTGDKIRLADTDLWIQVEKDYTTYGDELIFGGGKVVRDGMGQHPLATKDQVLDTVISNAIILDHWGIVKADIGIKNGRIVGIGKAGNPLTMDGVSPDMIVGVGTEYIAGENLIVTAGTIDTHVHYICPQQFDVALQSGTTTVVGGGTGPAAGTLATNCTSGAWHLQRMALATDKIPVNFIFLAKGNSSSATALNEIITAGAGGMKIHEDWGSTPYVLNKCLEVADEADIQVCIHTDTLNEAGFVEDSLNSFNGRSIHTYHTEGAGGGHAPDLLKVVEYDNILPSSTTPTNPFTINTIDEHLDMMMICHHLDKNIPEDLAFAKSRIREQTIAAEGILHDMGAISMMSSDSQAMGRIGEVVTRTWQIADKMKKDFGPLHPDTTSDNFRAKRYVAKYTINPAITHGISDYVGSIEVGKMADLVFYRPAAFGIKPEMVLKGGIIAYAGMGDPNASISTPQPYMYRPMWGTFGKVVGEISALFVAQQAIDFGGLQELGVEKALMPVKNTREVKKSDLIHNAARPQIEMNHETYEIHIDQKPVAIQPSQSLPLSQLYHI encoded by the coding sequence ATGAAAAAAATATCACGTAAAGAATATGCAAGCTACTTCGGTCCAACAACAGGAGATAAAATACGCCTAGCGGATACTGATTTGTGGATCCAAGTTGAAAAAGACTACACCACCTATGGAGACGAGCTTATCTTTGGAGGAGGAAAAGTAGTGCGAGATGGCATGGGACAACATCCTTTAGCAACCAAAGATCAAGTGCTGGATACCGTTATTTCTAATGCTATTATTCTAGATCATTGGGGAATTGTAAAAGCAGATATCGGAATTAAAAATGGCCGTATTGTTGGGATTGGAAAAGCGGGAAACCCCTTGACGATGGATGGAGTTTCACCCGATATGATTGTTGGTGTTGGTACAGAGTACATTGCCGGTGAAAATTTAATTGTAACAGCAGGAACGATTGATACACACGTACATTACATCTGTCCGCAACAATTTGATGTAGCGCTACAATCGGGAACAACAACTGTTGTAGGTGGAGGAACAGGTCCTGCGGCGGGAACCTTAGCGACGAACTGTACATCTGGAGCTTGGCATTTGCAACGCATGGCATTAGCAACGGATAAGATTCCAGTAAACTTTATCTTTTTAGCCAAAGGGAATAGCTCAAGTGCAACGGCTTTAAATGAAATTATCACAGCGGGTGCTGGTGGAATGAAAATTCACGAAGATTGGGGAAGTACACCTTATGTTTTGAATAAATGTTTAGAAGTTGCTGATGAAGCTGATATTCAAGTTTGTATTCACACAGACACCTTAAATGAAGCAGGATTTGTTGAGGACTCCTTGAATTCTTTCAATGGTCGATCGATTCACACCTATCACACAGAAGGTGCTGGAGGTGGACATGCGCCTGATTTATTAAAAGTAGTGGAATATGACAATATCTTACCTTCCTCTACTACTCCAACAAATCCATTTACCATCAATACCATTGATGAACATTTGGATATGATGATGATTTGCCATCATTTAGACAAAAATATCCCAGAAGATCTTGCTTTTGCCAAATCGCGTATTCGCGAACAAACCATAGCAGCTGAGGGAATTCTACATGATATGGGCGCTATTTCCATGATGAGTTCCGATTCTCAAGCAATGGGACGCATTGGTGAAGTGGTAACCCGTACGTGGCAAATTGCAGATAAGATGAAAAAAGATTTTGGTCCACTGCATCCCGATACGACAAGCGACAACTTTAGAGCCAAGCGCTATGTAGCCAAATATACCATTAACCCAGCGATAACGCATGGTATATCAGACTATGTTGGTTCGATTGAAGTGGGAAAAATGGCCGATTTAGTATTTTATCGACCTGCAGCCTTTGGCATTAAACCCGAAATGGTACTCAAAGGAGGCATAATTGCTTATGCGGGTATGGGAGATCCGAATGCTTCCATCTCTACACCTCAACCGTATATGTATCGCCCAATGTGGGGTACTTTTGGAAAGGTAGTAGGAGAAATTTCTGCCTTATTTGTTGCTCAACAAGCCATTGACTTTGGTGGATTACAAGAACTAGGAGTAGAAAAAGCCTTGATGCCTGTAAAAAATACACGGGAAGTAAAGAAATCAGACTTAATTCACAACGCAGCTCGACCTCAGATTGAAATGAATCACGAAACGTATGAAATTCACATTGATCAAAAACCAGTTGCTATACAACCATCACAATCTTTACCTTTAAGTCAACTATATCATATATAA